In Microbacterium lushaniae, the following are encoded in one genomic region:
- a CDS encoding TerC family protein codes for MDFSLVITPDLIAVFLTLFVLELVLGVDNVIFISILASKLPVAQQARARNLGLTLAMVLRVGLVFLAGWIITLTADILRIGDLGFSIKDFILILGGLFLVYKAVHEIHQKLEGAEDHSGSGGGTATFGAVLLQILALDLVFSLDSVITAVGMTTNMIVIITAVVVSFGIMLFASRFIFTFVNRHPTVKMLALSFLLLIGVFLIAEGFGLHIDKALIYGPMAFAIFVEALNLVASARRAKRAESRRAPVTLRPRYPDIDESVAVSAATSRGARAVGLSRGPIEGDGAHDERAGLG; via the coding sequence GTGGACTTCTCCCTCGTCATCACGCCCGACCTGATCGCGGTATTCCTCACGCTTTTCGTGCTGGAGCTCGTGCTCGGCGTCGACAACGTGATCTTCATCTCGATCCTCGCCTCCAAGCTCCCCGTCGCCCAGCAGGCGCGGGCCCGCAACCTCGGCCTGACCCTGGCCATGGTGCTGCGCGTGGGCCTGGTCTTCCTCGCCGGCTGGATCATCACGTTGACCGCCGACATCCTGCGCATCGGCGACCTGGGGTTCTCGATCAAGGACTTCATCCTGATCCTGGGTGGGCTGTTCCTGGTCTACAAGGCCGTCCACGAGATCCACCAGAAGCTGGAGGGCGCGGAGGATCACTCGGGGTCCGGCGGCGGCACAGCCACCTTCGGTGCGGTGCTCCTGCAGATCCTCGCCCTCGACCTCGTCTTCTCCCTGGACTCGGTCATCACGGCGGTCGGCATGACGACCAACATGATCGTCATCATCACCGCCGTGGTGGTCTCGTTCGGCATCATGCTGTTCGCGTCGCGGTTCATCTTCACGTTCGTCAACCGCCACCCCACGGTCAAGATGCTCGCCCTGTCGTTCCTGCTCCTCATCGGCGTCTTCCTCATCGCCGAGGGCTTCGGGCTGCACATCGACAAGGCGCTCATCTACGGCCCGATGGCGTTCGCGATCTTCGTGGAGGCGCTGAACCTGGTCGCCTCCGCGCGTCGGGCCAAGCGCGCCGAGAGCCGGCGGGCCCCCGTGACGCTCCGGCCGCGCTACCCCGACATCGACGAGTCGGTCGCCGTCTCGGCCGCCACCTCGCGCGGCGCCCGTGCGGTCGGACTCTCCCGCGGCCCCATCGAGGGAGACGGTGCGCACGACGAGCGCGCGGGGCTAGGTTAG
- a CDS encoding MMPL family transporter: protein MAELLHRLGTFAARRAWAVVIAWIALLALAGGGFALGFKGLSSSFDIPGTASGEVIAELEDTLPDFSGASGTVVFTTDDGAALTDAQREEISALVATAGDLPDVSDVIDPFDAEQELADQRAEVESGRAQLDDARAQTDAGRAQLEAGRAQLEDAQAQLDAGRAQLEAGRAQAQGQGLPTGQLDAQLAQLDAQQAQLDAGLAELDAQQAQLEDGEATLAEQEAQLERGAELLSYADGIRVVSEDGATALVSVSFTEPRLELPESSKQAVMDHFTAEPIDGVEVSFSTDISQGVPQILGVGEAVGVAIAGIVLVVVLGSLLAAAFPIVTALTGVAIGALATLSFSGVVQMASVTPILGVMLGLAVGIDYSLFILYRHRRQLLQGAEVVESIGLANGTAGNAVVFAGTTVIVALLALNVTGIPFLGLMGTAGAASVLIAVLIAVTLTPALLGLAGRRVLGRRARARLARAASAEAGSSRQRPRGRAVQPMSTVRAVTTTLLAVVLLLVVAIPAMSMRLGLPDGGSEAEDSPAYRAYTATEEAFGEGLNGPLLVTASLPEGLDDPAVQDAQLAVARELAAQEDVVAVAPVAIAEDSSLAAFQVVPAEGPNSASTERLVRDLRSLPPVDGDIDLGVAGQAAINIDISEGLADVLPLYLAVVVGLSFLIMVMVFRSILVPLLATGGFVLSLFATFGAVTAVFQWGWLGDLFGIHNPGPILSFLPVILVGILFGLAMDYQLFLATGMREAYVHGASARLAVAQGFRAGRTVVIAAALIMISVFGGFVTSESVIIKSMGFGLALGVLLDAIVVRMLLVPAVMHLLGRSAWWLPRWLDRIIPNVDVEGAALERRHPPHAAV, encoded by the coding sequence ATGGCCGAACTTCTCCACCGTCTCGGGACCTTCGCCGCGCGTCGCGCGTGGGCGGTCGTGATCGCCTGGATCGCGCTGCTCGCCCTGGCCGGCGGCGGCTTCGCGCTGGGTTTCAAGGGGCTCAGCTCGAGCTTCGACATCCCCGGCACAGCCTCCGGCGAGGTGATCGCCGAGCTGGAGGACACCCTCCCCGACTTCAGCGGCGCCTCCGGCACGGTCGTGTTCACCACCGACGACGGCGCCGCCCTCACCGATGCCCAGCGCGAGGAGATCTCAGCGCTCGTGGCGACGGCGGGCGATCTGCCCGACGTCTCGGACGTGATCGATCCGTTCGACGCGGAGCAGGAGCTCGCCGACCAGCGCGCCGAGGTGGAGTCCGGGCGGGCGCAGCTGGACGATGCCCGTGCGCAGACCGACGCCGGCCGGGCGCAGCTGGAGGCCGGGCGGGCGCAGCTCGAGGACGCTCAGGCCCAGCTCGACGCCGGACGGGCTCAGCTGGAGGCCGGGCGTGCCCAGGCGCAGGGGCAGGGCCTGCCGACCGGACAGCTGGACGCCCAGCTCGCGCAGCTGGACGCCCAGCAGGCGCAGCTGGATGCCGGTCTCGCCGAGCTGGATGCCCAGCAGGCGCAGCTCGAAGACGGCGAGGCGACGCTCGCCGAGCAGGAGGCGCAGCTCGAACGCGGCGCCGAGCTGCTGTCCTACGCCGACGGCATCCGGGTCGTATCGGAGGACGGCGCGACCGCGCTGGTCAGCGTGTCCTTCACCGAGCCGCGCCTGGAGCTGCCGGAGAGCTCGAAGCAGGCCGTCATGGACCACTTCACGGCCGAGCCGATCGACGGGGTGGAGGTGTCGTTCTCGACCGACATCTCCCAGGGCGTCCCGCAGATCCTCGGTGTCGGTGAGGCCGTCGGCGTCGCCATCGCCGGGATCGTCCTGGTCGTCGTGCTCGGCTCGCTCCTGGCGGCGGCGTTCCCCATCGTCACCGCACTGACCGGTGTGGCGATCGGAGCACTCGCGACGCTGTCGTTCTCGGGCGTCGTGCAGATGGCGTCGGTGACCCCCATCCTCGGCGTCATGCTGGGCCTGGCCGTCGGCATCGACTACTCGCTGTTCATCCTGTACCGCCACCGCCGGCAACTCCTGCAGGGGGCCGAGGTGGTGGAGTCCATCGGCCTGGCCAACGGCACCGCCGGTAACGCGGTCGTCTTCGCGGGCACGACGGTGATCGTCGCCCTCCTCGCCCTCAACGTCACCGGCATCCCGTTCCTCGGGCTCATGGGCACGGCCGGGGCGGCCAGCGTGCTCATCGCCGTGCTCATCGCCGTGACGCTCACTCCGGCGCTCCTCGGGCTCGCCGGCAGGCGGGTGCTCGGGCGCCGGGCGCGCGCCCGGCTCGCCCGCGCGGCGTCGGCGGAGGCCGGGAGTAGCCGGCAGCGGCCGCGCGGGCGCGCCGTGCAGCCGATGTCGACCGTTCGCGCCGTGACCACGACACTCCTGGCCGTGGTGCTCCTGCTCGTCGTCGCGATCCCGGCCATGTCGATGCGCCTCGGGCTCCCCGACGGCGGTTCGGAGGCGGAGGACTCCCCGGCCTACCGGGCGTACACGGCGACCGAGGAGGCATTCGGCGAAGGCCTCAACGGGCCGCTGCTGGTGACCGCATCCCTTCCCGAGGGCCTCGACGACCCCGCGGTGCAGGACGCGCAGCTCGCCGTCGCACGCGAACTCGCCGCGCAGGAGGACGTCGTGGCCGTCGCGCCGGTCGCAATCGCGGAGGACTCCTCGCTCGCCGCGTTCCAGGTCGTGCCCGCCGAGGGCCCCAACAGTGCCTCGACCGAGCGCCTGGTCCGCGATCTGCGCTCGCTCCCTCCCGTCGACGGAGACATCGACCTGGGCGTGGCGGGGCAGGCCGCCATCAACATCGACATCTCCGAGGGCCTCGCCGACGTGCTGCCGCTGTACCTCGCCGTGGTCGTGGGGCTGTCGTTCCTCATCATGGTGATGGTGTTCCGCTCGATCCTCGTGCCGCTGCTGGCGACGGGAGGCTTCGTGCTGTCGCTGTTCGCGACCTTCGGCGCCGTGACCGCGGTGTTCCAGTGGGGGTGGCTCGGCGATCTGTTCGGCATCCACAACCCGGGCCCGATCCTCAGCTTCCTCCCGGTCATCCTCGTGGGGATCCTCTTCGGCCTGGCGATGGACTACCAGCTGTTCCTGGCGACGGGGATGCGGGAGGCCTACGTGCACGGCGCTTCGGCGCGCCTCGCGGTCGCCCAGGGATTCCGCGCGGGCCGCACCGTCGTCATCGCTGCGGCGCTCATCATGATCTCCGTCTTCGGCGGCTTCGTCACGAGTGAGTCGGTGATCATCAAGTCGATGGGCTTCGGGCTGGCGCTCGGGGTGCTCCTGGACGCGATCGTCGTGCGGATGCTGCTGGTGCCGGCCGTCATGCACCTCCTCGGCCGGTCGGCGTGGTGGCTCCCGCGGTGGCTGGACCGCATCATCCCGAACGTCGACGTGGAAGGCGCGGCCCTCGAGCGGCGCCACCCGCCGCACGCCGCAGTCTGA
- a CDS encoding GTP pyrophosphokinase → MPGSLDEQQITVSGTALRAMRDEFQRFLMEYRFGLAEVETKISILREEFQEMHAYNPIEHVSSRVKSPDSLVEKVQRKGIEPDFPSVRAAVTDIAGIRITCSFVGDAYRLFDLLTQQDDITVLSVKDYIASPKPNGYKSLHAIVEVPVFLSTGRVAVPVEVQFRTIAMDFWASLEHKIYYKYDRQVPDELLAHLKEAADTAAELDTRMEGLHRQIRGAAPSAV, encoded by the coding sequence ATGCCCGGATCGCTCGACGAGCAGCAGATCACCGTGTCCGGCACCGCTCTTCGAGCGATGCGCGACGAGTTCCAGCGGTTCCTCATGGAGTATCGCTTCGGCCTGGCGGAGGTGGAGACGAAGATCTCGATCCTCCGTGAGGAGTTCCAGGAGATGCACGCGTACAATCCCATCGAGCATGTGTCGAGCCGCGTGAAATCGCCCGACAGCCTCGTCGAGAAGGTGCAGCGCAAGGGCATCGAGCCCGACTTCCCCTCGGTGCGCGCGGCGGTGACCGACATCGCCGGCATCCGCATCACGTGCAGTTTCGTCGGGGACGCCTACCGGCTGTTCGACCTGCTCACCCAGCAGGACGACATCACGGTGCTGAGCGTGAAGGACTACATCGCCTCGCCCAAGCCGAACGGGTACAAGAGCCTGCACGCGATCGTGGAGGTGCCGGTGTTCCTGTCCACCGGACGCGTCGCGGTACCGGTGGAGGTGCAGTTCCGCACCATCGCGATGGACTTCTGGGCGAGCCTGGAGCACAAGATCTACTACAAGTACGACCGCCAGGTGCCCGACGAGCTGCTCGCGCACCTCAAGGAGGCCGCCGACACCGCCGCGGAACTCGACACCCGCATGGAGGGCCTGCACCGCCAGATCCGCGGGGCTGCCCCCTCCGCCGTCTGA
- a CDS encoding transposase, which yields MADAAGEDLDAAADALYGLPPAEFTAARNDRAASATGALATQIKALRKPSVAAWAVNLLVRDGQLTDAVELSQALHEAQDDLDAPELAKLGRQRRALVAGLARRAAALAEEAGTPLSRAVLEEVEVTINAAIVDAAAAAAILTGRLVRTVQADGMEPAEIADAVAGSVPGAPDRPAPARDDLAARRARKAAEAAARDADRAASEADRNAARLEEKLAKARERADLLHERVDDLRAELARIERDADAADEKVANLEDEHTDARDRAKAAARAADRARGALEPAE from the coding sequence ATGGCGGATGCGGCGGGCGAAGACCTCGACGCGGCGGCTGACGCGCTGTACGGCCTGCCCCCGGCGGAATTCACCGCCGCCCGGAACGACCGCGCGGCGTCGGCGACCGGCGCGCTGGCGACGCAGATCAAGGCGCTGCGCAAGCCGTCGGTGGCTGCCTGGGCGGTGAACCTCCTCGTCCGCGACGGGCAGCTGACGGACGCGGTCGAGCTCTCGCAGGCGCTGCACGAGGCGCAGGACGACCTGGATGCTCCCGAGCTGGCGAAGCTCGGACGTCAGCGTCGCGCCCTCGTCGCGGGGCTCGCGCGGCGCGCCGCCGCCCTGGCCGAGGAGGCGGGCACCCCCCTCAGCCGTGCCGTGCTCGAGGAGGTCGAAGTCACCATCAACGCCGCGATCGTGGACGCCGCGGCCGCGGCCGCGATCCTCACCGGGCGTCTCGTCCGAACGGTGCAGGCCGACGGCATGGAACCGGCGGAGATCGCCGACGCGGTGGCGGGATCGGTTCCCGGGGCGCCGGACCGCCCCGCGCCCGCGCGCGACGACCTCGCCGCGCGGCGCGCGCGCAAGGCGGCCGAAGCAGCCGCGCGGGACGCCGACCGCGCCGCATCCGAAGCCGACCGCAACGCGGCGCGCCTCGAGGAGAAGCTCGCCAAGGCCCGTGAGCGCGCCGATCTGCTGCACGAGCGCGTGGACGACCTGCGCGCAGAGCTCGCGCGCATCGAACGTGACGCGGATGCGGCGGACGAGAAGGTCGCGAATCTGGAGGACGAGCACACGGATGCCCGCGACCGGGCGAAAGCCGCCGCACGTGCCGCCGACCGCGCTCGCGGTGCGCTCGAACCGGCCGAGTGA
- a CDS encoding LacI family DNA-binding transcriptional regulator, with product MSRRPTINDVARAAGVSVATVSKAVNGRYGVSPETVERVLAAVAELGYASSLVASSMRARSTGVIGVLVADFEPFSAEILKGVGRALRDTHYDLLAYSGSRQQNGEGWERRSLSRLSGTLIDGAIMVTPTILGVSVDVPIVAVDPHTGRADVPTVESDSFTGAWEATRYLVELGHRRIGFIAGRPDLRSSIARDAGYRRALSEAGIAYDPALVRVGMYHPETVREQARLLLDSPSRPTAVFAANDLSALGVIEVATRLGLSIPGDLSVVGFDDIPESSQAALPLTTVHQPMQLLGATAATLLVTLMRGEVPDATQVGLATRLVVRSTTAPPA from the coding sequence ATGTCGCGGCGTCCCACCATCAACGACGTCGCGCGCGCGGCGGGTGTCTCGGTCGCCACCGTGTCCAAAGCCGTCAACGGCCGGTACGGGGTCTCGCCCGAAACGGTCGAGCGCGTGCTGGCGGCGGTGGCCGAGCTGGGGTACGCCTCGAGCCTCGTGGCCAGCAGCATGCGGGCCCGCAGCACCGGTGTCATCGGCGTGCTCGTGGCCGATTTCGAGCCGTTCAGTGCCGAGATCCTCAAGGGTGTCGGCCGCGCCCTGCGCGACACCCACTACGACCTGCTCGCCTACAGCGGCTCCCGCCAGCAGAACGGCGAGGGATGGGAGCGGCGTTCACTCAGCCGGCTCAGCGGCACCCTGATCGACGGCGCCATCATGGTCACCCCCACGATCCTGGGTGTCTCCGTCGACGTGCCGATCGTCGCGGTGGATCCGCACACGGGGCGCGCCGACGTGCCCACCGTCGAATCCGACAGCTTCACCGGCGCGTGGGAGGCGACCCGCTACCTCGTCGAGCTGGGGCACCGCCGCATCGGGTTCATCGCCGGGCGGCCCGATCTGCGCTCCTCGATCGCGCGGGACGCAGGCTACCGTCGCGCCCTCTCCGAGGCGGGCATCGCGTACGACCCGGCGCTCGTGCGGGTGGGTATGTACCACCCCGAGACCGTCCGCGAGCAGGCCCGGCTCCTGCTGGATTCGCCGAGCAGGCCCACCGCCGTGTTCGCCGCCAACGACCTGTCGGCCCTCGGCGTGATCGAAGTCGCCACGCGGCTGGGTCTGAGCATCCCCGGCGACCTGTCGGTCGTCGGTTTCGACGACATCCCCGAGTCCTCGCAGGCGGCACTGCCCCTGACGACCGTGCATCAGCCGATGCAGCTGCTGGGCGCGACGGCGGCCACGCTCCTGGTGACCCTCATGCGCGGAGAGGTGCCGGATGCGACGCAGGTGGGCTTGGCGACCCGCCTCGTCGTCCGCTCGACCACCGCCCCTCCGGCCTGA
- a CDS encoding TetR/AcrR family transcriptional regulator, whose translation MPLPRSGPVRSEAARQAILQATADLLAERGYDALTIEGIAARAQVGKQTIYRWWPSKGAVIAECLLEGKILPGRLLVPDTGDIRHDLSQWLTTVFALLGEDQGETLLRSLVAAAAENADTGRRLRDSLTGSGSVAGRLRSAIGTAPNLTTDTPVDELAEALSGAVILRALSREPLREPDLVRLLDAVLGR comes from the coding sequence ATGCCCCTGCCTCGGAGCGGACCGGTTAGGAGCGAGGCCGCACGGCAGGCCATCCTGCAGGCCACCGCCGACCTCCTCGCCGAGCGCGGGTACGACGCGCTCACGATCGAGGGCATCGCTGCACGGGCGCAGGTGGGCAAGCAGACGATCTACCGCTGGTGGCCCTCGAAGGGGGCCGTGATCGCGGAGTGCCTGCTGGAGGGCAAGATCCTGCCAGGGCGCCTCCTCGTTCCCGACACCGGCGACATCCGCCACGACCTCTCGCAATGGCTCACGACGGTGTTCGCGCTGCTGGGCGAAGACCAGGGCGAGACCCTCCTGCGCTCCCTCGTGGCCGCCGCCGCCGAGAACGCCGACACGGGGCGGCGACTGCGCGACAGTCTCACCGGGTCGGGATCGGTCGCGGGGCGCCTGCGTTCGGCGATCGGCACGGCCCCCAATCTCACGACCGACACGCCGGTGGACGAACTGGCCGAAGCCCTGTCCGGCGCGGTCATCCTGCGCGCCCTCAGCCGGGAACCGCTGCGAGAGCCGGACCTGGTGCGACTTCTGGACGCCGTGCTGGGACGGTGA
- the glgX gene encoding glycogen debranching protein GlgX has protein sequence MQVWPGSSYPLGATFDGNGTNFALFSEGAERVELCLFGEDGSETRVDLVDVDAYVWHAYLPSVQPGQRYGYRVHGPYDPANGQRFNPNKLLLDPYAKAVDGQVQWGQSVFGYNFGDPGSRNDEDSAAAMMKGVVVSPFFDWTGDRQPKTPYADSFIYEAHVKGLTQLNPNVPEEMRGTYSGVAHPAVIDHLQKLGVTAIELMPVHQFVNDSTLQEKGLSNYWGYNTIAFFAPQNTYTSTGEHGQQVQEFKGMVKALHAAGIEVILDVVYNHTAEGNHMGPTLSMRGIDNEAYYRLEQDDKRYYTDYTGTGNSLNVGNPHALQLIMDSLRYWVLEMHVDGFRFDLASTLAREFYDVDRLATFFELVQQDPVVSQVKLIAEPWDVGPGGYQVGNFPPQWTEWNGKYRDTVRDFWRGEPQALGEFASRLTGSADLYEHSGRRPVASINFVTAHDGFTLRDLVSFNDKHNAANGEDNNDGESHNRSDNMGVEGPTDDPGVLAARARQQRNFIATLLLSQGVPMLSHGDEMGRTQGGNNNGYAQDNEITWMDWANADQPLVEFTAALSRLRREHPTFRRSRFFNGRPVKMEEGAPMPDVVWLRPDGSVMQPEDWESGFGRAIGIFLNGQGIRERDRRGEQISDRHFIVLFNAGDERVEFRIPDVKFSPEWDVLVDTAGEQANTAPVEPGAVVPLEAKSLLVLCEHDLPDPEVDHSVAASLTFHTSAIDIVPSPSPKPEVG, from the coding sequence GTGCAGGTATGGCCAGGATCCAGTTATCCCCTCGGTGCGACGTTCGACGGCAACGGAACGAACTTCGCGCTCTTCAGTGAAGGGGCCGAACGCGTCGAGCTCTGCCTCTTCGGAGAGGACGGCTCCGAGACGCGCGTCGACCTCGTCGACGTCGACGCGTACGTGTGGCACGCGTATCTCCCCAGCGTCCAGCCCGGCCAGCGGTACGGCTACCGGGTGCACGGCCCGTACGACCCGGCGAACGGACAGCGGTTCAACCCGAACAAGCTGCTCCTGGACCCCTACGCCAAGGCCGTGGACGGTCAGGTGCAGTGGGGGCAGTCGGTGTTCGGCTACAACTTCGGCGACCCCGGCTCCCGCAACGACGAGGACTCCGCGGCGGCGATGATGAAGGGCGTCGTCGTGAGCCCCTTCTTCGACTGGACCGGCGACCGCCAGCCCAAGACGCCCTACGCGGATTCGTTCATCTACGAAGCCCACGTGAAGGGCCTCACCCAGCTGAACCCGAACGTGCCGGAGGAGATGCGCGGCACCTACAGCGGCGTGGCCCATCCCGCCGTCATCGACCACCTGCAGAAGCTCGGCGTCACCGCCATCGAGCTCATGCCGGTGCACCAGTTCGTGAACGACTCGACCCTCCAGGAGAAGGGGCTGTCGAACTACTGGGGCTACAACACGATCGCCTTCTTCGCTCCACAGAACACCTACACCTCCACCGGTGAGCACGGCCAGCAGGTGCAGGAGTTCAAGGGGATGGTCAAGGCGCTGCACGCGGCGGGCATCGAGGTCATCCTCGACGTGGTCTACAACCACACCGCAGAGGGCAACCACATGGGGCCCACCCTGTCGATGCGCGGCATCGACAACGAGGCGTACTACCGCCTCGAACAGGACGACAAGCGGTACTACACCGACTACACCGGCACCGGCAACAGCCTCAACGTCGGCAACCCGCACGCGCTGCAGCTGATCATGGACTCCCTGCGGTACTGGGTGCTGGAGATGCACGTCGACGGCTTCCGCTTCGACCTGGCCTCCACCCTCGCCCGCGAGTTCTACGACGTCGACCGCCTCGCGACCTTCTTCGAGCTCGTGCAGCAGGACCCGGTGGTCTCGCAGGTCAAGCTCATCGCCGAGCCGTGGGACGTCGGGCCTGGGGGCTACCAGGTCGGCAACTTCCCGCCGCAATGGACGGAGTGGAACGGCAAATACCGCGACACCGTGCGCGACTTCTGGCGCGGCGAGCCGCAGGCCCTCGGCGAGTTCGCCTCGCGCCTGACCGGCTCCGCCGACCTGTACGAGCATTCCGGACGCCGGCCCGTGGCATCCATCAACTTCGTCACCGCCCATGACGGCTTCACCCTGCGCGACCTGGTGTCGTTCAACGACAAGCACAACGCGGCCAACGGCGAAGACAACAACGACGGCGAATCGCACAACCGCTCCGACAACATGGGCGTGGAAGGCCCCACCGACGACCCCGGGGTCCTGGCCGCCCGCGCGCGCCAACAGCGGAACTTCATCGCGACGCTCCTGCTCAGCCAGGGCGTGCCGATGCTCTCGCACGGCGACGAGATGGGGCGGACGCAGGGCGGCAACAACAACGGATACGCGCAGGACAACGAGATCACGTGGATGGACTGGGCGAACGCCGACCAGCCCCTGGTGGAGTTCACCGCTGCTCTGTCGCGCCTGCGCAGGGAGCACCCGACCTTCCGTCGCAGCCGCTTCTTCAACGGCCGCCCCGTCAAGATGGAGGAGGGCGCGCCGATGCCCGACGTCGTGTGGCTGCGGCCGGACGGGTCGGTCATGCAGCCCGAAGACTGGGAGTCGGGCTTCGGGCGCGCGATCGGCATCTTCCTCAACGGTCAGGGCATCCGCGAGCGCGACCGCCGCGGCGAGCAGATCTCCGACCGCCACTTCATCGTGCTCTTCAACGCCGGGGACGAGCGCGTGGAGTTCCGTATCCCCGACGTGAAGTTCAGCCCGGAGTGGGACGTGCTCGTGGACACCGCGGGGGAGCAGGCCAACACGGCACCTGTCGAGCCGGGTGCGGTGGTGCCGCTGGAGGCGAAGTCGCTGCTCGTACTGTGCGAGCACGACCTGCCCGACCCGGAGGTGGATCACTCCGTCGCTGCGTCGCTGACGTTCCACACGAGTGCGATTGACATCGTCCCCTCCCCCTCGCCCAAGCCGGAGGTGGGATGA
- a CDS encoding glutaminase, translated as MSEQTGAVDAIEQLLARARDRLDEAPQERLGELRQPRRILGIARSPRIVPAGSAWPLGVLLLTQDAVLATGEVVRARTEAVRGYTAESQRARAGLAHAASRGGFADGETVHVGWVRLDPRDLRADTVPLAVQEGLPVVRWSAAGGYLPLSRYLDERIDLLRSPPERA; from the coding sequence ATGAGCGAGCAGACCGGTGCGGTCGACGCGATCGAACAGCTGCTCGCCCGCGCGCGCGACCGCCTCGATGAAGCGCCTCAGGAGCGCCTCGGCGAACTGCGGCAGCCTCGCCGCATCCTGGGGATCGCGCGTTCCCCGCGCATCGTCCCCGCGGGGTCGGCGTGGCCCCTGGGGGTGCTCCTGCTGACGCAGGATGCGGTGCTGGCCACGGGCGAGGTGGTCCGGGCGCGCACGGAAGCGGTCCGCGGCTACACCGCCGAGTCGCAGCGAGCCCGCGCCGGCCTCGCGCACGCCGCCAGCCGCGGCGGATTCGCCGACGGTGAGACGGTGCACGTGGGCTGGGTGCGGCTGGATCCCCGCGATCTGAGGGCGGACACCGTCCCGCTGGCGGTGCAGGAGGGGCTGCCCGTCGTGCGCTGGAGCGCAGCGGGAGGCTACCTGCCGCTCTCGCGCTACCTCGACGAGCGGATCGACCTCCTGCGCTCTCCGCCCGAGCGCGCATAG